The Achromobacter deleyi genome has a window encoding:
- the cheA gene encoding chemotaxis protein CheA yields MSSGLDLSQFYETFFDEADELLAQMEQLLLELDVGAPDIEQLNAIFRAAHSIKGGAATFGCFTQLAGTTHLLENLLDAIRRGEMALRTDMIDIFLETKDVLKSQLDAYRASEEPDDAVFERICAVLRQLALEHKDPAAAAAPAPAPAPQAAAPAPAPVPQAPQPVQAAPAAPAADAGSLPLRVRITKVSDKDAASLLEEMGNLGTVKASECANGVLTVWVESTCTPDDIEAVCCFIVDGDQLNIAREAAPASAAAAPAEAAPVAAPAPAAVEAPVAESAAAAEVVTQTARAAARPAAAAHADKESTSIRVGVEKVDQVINLVGELVITQAMLAQTASTLDPVLHDRLLNGMEQLERNARDLQEAVMSIRMMPMDYVFSRFPRLVRDIAGKMGKQIELQTYGRATELDKSLIERIIDPLTHLVRNSLDHGIETPEKRIAAGKDPVGQLVLSAQHNGGNIVIEVSDDGGGLNREKILKKAMAQGLAVNENSPDDEIWQLIFAPGFSTAEKVTDISGRGVGMDVVRRNIQDMGGHVQLSCEPGNGTTTRIVLPLTLAILDGMSVRVGEETFILPLNHVTESLQPTNDQIYSVAGNERVMHVRGEYLPLVEMHRVFSVGQAQSDPTQAIAVIMQAEDRRFALLVDHLIGQHQVVVKNLESNYRKVPGISAATILGDGSVALIVDVFALARANRERWSQPEAILN; encoded by the coding sequence ATGAGTTCTGGTTTGGATCTCAGTCAATTTTACGAGACCTTTTTCGACGAGGCGGACGAGCTGCTTGCGCAAATGGAGCAGCTGTTGCTCGAGCTCGATGTGGGCGCGCCCGACATCGAGCAGCTCAATGCCATTTTCCGCGCAGCCCACTCGATCAAGGGCGGCGCGGCTACGTTCGGCTGTTTTACGCAGCTGGCGGGCACCACCCATTTGCTTGAAAACCTTCTGGACGCAATCCGTCGCGGCGAAATGGCGCTGCGCACGGACATGATTGATATTTTCTTGGAAACGAAAGACGTGCTCAAAAGCCAACTGGATGCCTACCGGGCCTCCGAAGAGCCCGATGATGCCGTGTTTGAGCGTATCTGCGCCGTATTGAGGCAGCTTGCGCTGGAGCATAAGGATCCCGCCGCGGCAGCCGCCCCGGCGCCTGCGCCCGCTCCGCAGGCGGCCGCTCCGGCCCCCGCCCCGGTGCCGCAAGCTCCCCAGCCCGTGCAGGCCGCTCCCGCGGCGCCTGCCGCCGATGCCGGCAGCCTGCCGCTGCGCGTGCGCATCACCAAGGTGTCGGACAAGGACGCCGCGTCCCTGCTCGAAGAAATGGGCAACCTGGGCACCGTCAAGGCCAGCGAATGCGCCAATGGCGTCCTGACCGTCTGGGTTGAAAGCACCTGCACGCCTGACGATATCGAAGCGGTGTGCTGCTTCATCGTCGACGGCGACCAACTGAACATTGCCCGAGAAGCGGCTCCCGCAAGCGCGGCCGCCGCGCCGGCCGAGGCCGCTCCGGTCGCGGCGCCCGCGCCGGCAGCCGTGGAGGCGCCCGTGGCGGAATCGGCCGCAGCCGCCGAAGTGGTTACCCAGACTGCCCGCGCGGCCGCCCGTCCGGCGGCTGCCGCGCATGCCGACAAGGAATCCACGTCGATCCGCGTCGGTGTCGAAAAAGTCGACCAGGTGATCAACCTGGTGGGCGAGCTGGTCATCACGCAAGCCATGCTGGCGCAGACTGCCTCGACGCTGGATCCGGTACTGCACGACCGCCTGCTGAACGGCATGGAGCAGCTCGAGCGCAACGCGCGCGACCTGCAGGAAGCGGTCATGTCGATCCGCATGATGCCGATGGACTACGTGTTCAGCCGCTTCCCCCGCCTGGTGCGCGACATCGCCGGCAAGATGGGCAAGCAGATCGAACTGCAAACCTATGGCCGCGCCACCGAGCTGGACAAGAGCCTGATCGAACGCATCATCGATCCGCTGACCCACCTGGTGCGCAACAGCCTGGACCACGGCATCGAGACGCCCGAAAAGCGTATCGCGGCCGGCAAGGATCCGGTCGGCCAGCTGGTGTTGTCGGCCCAGCATAACGGCGGCAACATCGTGATCGAGGTAAGCGACGACGGCGGTGGCCTGAACCGCGAGAAGATCCTGAAGAAGGCGATGGCCCAGGGCCTGGCCGTCAACGAGAATTCGCCCGACGATGAAATCTGGCAACTGATTTTCGCGCCTGGCTTTTCCACCGCCGAGAAAGTCACGGACATTTCGGGCCGCGGCGTCGGCATGGACGTGGTGCGCCGGAACATCCAGGACATGGGCGGCCATGTGCAGCTGTCGTGCGAGCCGGGCAACGGCACCACGACCCGCATCGTGCTGCCGCTGACCCTGGCCATCCTTGACGGCATGTCGGTGCGCGTGGGCGAGGAAACCTTCATCCTGCCGCTGAACCATGTCACCGAATCGCTGCAGCCCACCAACGACCAGATCTATTCCGTGGCCGGCAACGAGCGCGTCATGCATGTGCGCGGTGAATACCTGCCGCTGGTAGAGATGCATCGCGTGTTCTCGGTGGGCCAGGCGCAGAGCGACCCGACGCAGGCCATCGCGGTGATCATGCAGGCCGAGGACCGTCGTTTCGCGCTGCTGGTGGATCACTTGATCGGGCAGCACCAGGTCGTGGTGAAGAATCTCGAATCGAATTACCGCAAGGTTCCGGGCATATCCGCCGCCACCATTCTTGGCGATGGTAGCGTGGCCCTGATCGTCGACGTATTTGCGCTTGCGCGCGCCAACCGTGAGCGTTGGTCGCAGCCCGAAGCCATTCTGAATTGA
- a CDS encoding response regulator, whose product MAATILVADDSATMRMIVQATLTGAGWKVLTASNGQEALEMARAHPVDLVVSDWNMPVKGGLELIQGLREEDRYLDVPVLVLTTEDDVDSKMAARDLGVCGWLSKPVDPDVLVELATELLDEQSGA is encoded by the coding sequence ATGGCGGCAACGATACTCGTGGCGGACGACTCCGCAACGATGCGGATGATCGTACAGGCGACGCTGACAGGCGCGGGCTGGAAGGTTCTGACGGCCAGCAATGGCCAGGAAGCGCTCGAGATGGCCAGGGCCCACCCGGTGGACCTGGTCGTCAGCGACTGGAACATGCCTGTCAAGGGCGGCCTGGAACTTATTCAGGGTCTGCGCGAAGAAGACCGGTACCTGGATGTGCCGGTGCTGGTGCTGACAACCGAGGACGACGTGGATAGCAAGATGGCAGCTCGGGATCTGGGCGTTTGTGGCTGGCTTTCCAAGCCGGTCGACCCCGATGTGCTCGTGGAATTGGCGACCGAACTGCTCGACGAGCAGTCCGGCGCATAA
- the motA gene encoding flagellar motor stator protein MotA — translation MLIVIGFLVVIVSVVGSFIGLGGHLGALYQPFELTLIFGAAFGAFLAGNSKKSLMLVKKALPDSLKSSRYGKDVYMELMALLYVLLNKARREGLMAIESHIEDPGSSPIFSEYPRIAKDAKLMEFITDYLRIMISGNMSSFEIETLMDEEIETYRHEREVPAHALQQMADGLPAFGIVAAVLGVIKALAAVDQPPAILGDLISKAMVGTFLGILLAYGFVGPLASRIERRTDEAVKVLECIKTTLLASMNGYPPQLAVEFGRKVLYSSVRPTFGELEEHVRQTKSTATGKA, via the coding sequence GTGTTGATTGTTATCGGTTTTCTCGTGGTGATCGTGTCGGTCGTCGGCAGCTTCATAGGGCTGGGCGGCCATCTTGGCGCGCTTTACCAGCCGTTCGAGCTGACGCTGATCTTCGGAGCGGCCTTTGGGGCTTTCCTGGCCGGCAACAGCAAGAAATCGCTGATGCTGGTGAAGAAGGCGCTGCCCGACTCGCTGAAAAGCTCGCGCTATGGCAAGGACGTGTACATGGAGCTGATGGCGCTCCTGTATGTGTTGCTGAACAAGGCGCGCCGCGAAGGCCTGATGGCCATCGAATCGCATATCGAGGATCCGGGCTCGAGCCCGATCTTCAGTGAATACCCCCGTATCGCCAAAGACGCGAAGCTCATGGAGTTCATCACGGACTACCTGCGCATCATGATCAGCGGCAACATGAGCTCGTTCGAGATCGAAACCCTCATGGACGAGGAAATCGAGACCTACCGCCATGAGCGCGAAGTCCCGGCCCATGCCCTGCAACAGATGGCCGACGGCCTGCCGGCCTTCGGCATCGTGGCCGCGGTGCTGGGCGTGATCAAGGCGCTGGCCGCCGTGGACCAGCCGCCCGCGATTCTGGGCGACCTGATCTCCAAGGCCATGGTCGGCACGTTCCTGGGCATTCTGCTGGCATACGGCTTCGTGGGTCCGCTGGCGTCGCGCATCGAGCGCCGCACCGATGAAGCCGTGAAAGTGCTGGAGTGCATCAAGACCACGCTGCTGGCCAGCATGAACGGCTATCCGCCCCAGCTGGCGGTGGAATTCGGCCGCAAGGTGCTGTACTCGTCCGTGCGTCCGACCTTTGGTGAGCTGGAAGAGCACGTCCGGCAAACCAAGTCGACCGCGACCGGCAAGGCCTGA
- the motB gene encoding flagellar motor protein MotB — MSTVNNHRVVIRRKKVKGGGHHGGSWKIAYADFITAMMAFFLVMWLVSVVPREELKGIAEYFRMPLRVAITGGPSSSAETSAVPGGGSDPLRSEGDVRRGQGNRVESQPMGDAERREQHRLENLKKRLENVIETSPVLKSFRPQLLIDLTTEGLRIQIIDNQNRPMFATGRADVQPYMRDILRELGPVLNELPNRVSISGHTDASQYARGERAYSNWELSADRANASRQELVAGGMNESKVMRIQGLSSSMSLVKDDPYAAVNRRISLVVLNQSTQRRIESENAAAADVSAKDARGVGTAVEAAQAAAQAATSTKQGAAESIPPAEGVR; from the coding sequence ATGAGCACGGTAAACAATCACCGTGTGGTGATCCGCCGCAAGAAGGTCAAGGGCGGCGGGCACCACGGGGGCAGCTGGAAGATCGCTTACGCCGACTTCATCACGGCCATGATGGCGTTCTTCCTGGTGATGTGGCTGGTCAGTGTGGTGCCGCGCGAAGAACTCAAGGGGATAGCGGAGTACTTCCGCATGCCTTTGCGCGTGGCGATCACGGGCGGCCCCAGCAGTTCGGCCGAAACCAGCGCGGTGCCGGGCGGCGGGAGCGATCCGCTGCGCAGCGAGGGCGATGTGCGCCGGGGGCAGGGCAACCGCGTCGAGTCCCAGCCCATGGGCGACGCCGAGCGCCGCGAACAGCACCGTCTGGAAAATCTGAAGAAGCGCCTTGAGAACGTCATCGAGACCAGCCCGGTCCTGAAGAGCTTCCGGCCGCAGCTGCTGATCGACCTGACCACCGAAGGCCTGCGCATCCAGATCATCGACAACCAGAACCGTCCGATGTTCGCCACCGGCCGCGCGGACGTGCAGCCGTACATGCGTGACATCTTGCGAGAGCTGGGGCCGGTGCTCAACGAGCTGCCCAACAGGGTGAGCATTTCGGGTCATACGGACGCCTCGCAATACGCCCGCGGTGAACGCGCCTACAGCAACTGGGAGCTTTCGGCGGATCGTGCGAACGCTTCCCGCCAGGAACTGGTGGCCGGCGGCATGAACGAAAGCAAGGTCATGCGTATCCAGGGCCTGTCCTCCAGCATGAGTCTGGTTAAAGATGATCCGTATGCAGCCGTTAATAGACGCATCAGCCTAGTGGTGCTCAACCAGAGCACCCAGCGGCGCATCGAAAGCGAGAACGCCGCCGCCGCGGACGTTAGCGCCAAGGATGCGCGCGGGGTGGGGACGGCCGTGGAGGCGGCGCAAGCCGCTGCCCAGGCTGCAACGTCAACCAAGCAAGGCGCGGCGGAGAGCATCCCGCCTGCTGAAGGGGTTAGATAG
- the cheW gene encoding chemotaxis protein CheW gives MAAKPQAQAARNEDVGSEFLVFTLGDEEYGIDILKVQEIRGYDADTVTRIANVPPFIKGVTNLRGIIVPIVDLRIKFNLGRVEYNEQTVVIILNLDRRVVGIVVDGVSDVLMLNSGQIRPAPEFGATLSTEYLTGLGTVDERMLILVDIEKMMTSDEMALVEKVAS, from the coding sequence ATGGCAGCCAAACCGCAAGCGCAAGCCGCGCGCAATGAAGATGTCGGCAGCGAATTCCTGGTCTTCACGCTGGGCGACGAAGAGTACGGAATCGATATCCTGAAGGTGCAGGAGATCCGCGGCTACGACGCCGATACGGTCACGCGCATCGCGAATGTCCCGCCGTTCATCAAGGGCGTGACGAACCTGCGCGGCATCATCGTGCCGATCGTCGACCTGCGCATCAAGTTCAACCTGGGCCGCGTCGAATACAACGAGCAGACCGTCGTCATCATCCTGAACCTCGACCGCCGCGTCGTGGGTATCGTGGTCGATGGCGTGTCGGACGTGCTGATGCTCAATTCCGGCCAGATCCGCCCGGCGCCCGAGTTCGGCGCCACCCTGTCCACCGAGTACCTGACGGGCCTGGGCACCGTGGACGAACGGATGCTGATCCTGGTGGATATCGAAAAAATGATGACCAGCGATGAAATGGCGCTGGTGGAGAAGGTCGCCTCCTGA